One window from the genome of Bufo bufo chromosome 4, aBufBuf1.1, whole genome shotgun sequence encodes:
- the LOC120998318 gene encoding gastrula zinc finger protein XlCGF26.1-like, which translates to MTNQGEDLTDIKLENGEERMMGDPQCKSEVEEDIPVHMTTENPCEKPEGNIIMLSLDYKKDEDTRQRSSEENFITCNVHPGLHNAEPSNNSPKNEELSNDQSQIINPSPNLSYNHPKHEESSTDQSQIITPNIRQKRGKMFNCEERGKQFRCKSELSVHRSRHKGEKPYSCSECGKCFVKKSNLNKHKIIHTGEKPYSCSECGKCFTKKSYLDRHKRSHTGETPYSCSECGKCFIRKSSLDLHKRIHTGEKPYSCSKCGKSFTDGSSLRAHQRIHTGEKPHSCSECGKCFNRKSSLDQHRRIHTGEKLYSCSECGKCFTSRSYLLTHQRIHTGEKPHSCSECGKCFKQKSSLDLHKRIHTGEKPYSCSECDKCFTHNKGLTTHLRIHTGEKPYSCSECGKCFNHKSSLDQHKRIHTGEKPYSCSECGKCFIEKKVLAKHLRIHTGEKPYSCSECGKCFNRKLSLDLHKRIHTGEKPYSCSECGKCFTDRSSLRAHQRIHTGEKPYSCSECGKCFIYRSYLLAHQRIHTGEKPHSCSECGKCFNWKSSLDVHKRIHTGEKPHSCSECGKCFNRKSSLDLHKIIHTGEKPHSCSECGKCFNRKSHLDLHKRIHTGEKPYSCSECGKCFAKKLSLDRHKRIHTEEKTC; encoded by the exons AAAATCCCTGTGAGAAGCCTGAAGGAAACATCATCATGTTATCTCTAGATTATAAAAAAGATGAAGATACCAGGCAGCGCTCTTCAGAAGAAAACTTCATTACCTgtaatgtacatccaggacttcacaaTGCAGAGCCATCAAATAATTCCCCCAAGAATGAGGAACTTTCTAATGACCAATCACAGATTATCAACCCAAGTCCAAATCTATCATATAATCATCCTAAACATGAGGAATCTTCTACTGATCAATCACAGATTATTACCCCAAATATAAGGCAGAAACGGGGTAAAATGTTTAATTGTGAGGAACGTGGAAAACAGTTCAGATGTAAGTCAGAGCTTTCTGTACACAGAAGTCGTCAcaaaggagagaagccgtattcatgttcggaatgtgggaaatgctttgtcAAGAAATCAAATCTTAATAAACATAagataattcacacaggagagaagccatattcatgttcagagtgtgggaaatgttttaccaagAAATCATATCTTGATCGTCAtaaaagaagtcacacaggagagacgccgtattcatgttcagaatgtgggaaatgctttatccGAAAATCAAGCCTTGATCTacataaaagaattcacacaggagagaagccatattcatgttcaaagTGTGGTAAATCTTTTACAGATGGATCATCTCTGCgtgcacatcagagaattcacacaggagagaagccacattcatgttcagaatgtgggaaatgctttaaccGAAAATCAAGCCTTGATCAACatagaagaattcacacaggagagaagctatattcatgttcagaatgtgggaaatgttttacatctAGATCATATCTgcttacacatcagagaattcacacaggagagaagccacattcatgttcagaatgtgggaaatgctttaaacAGAAATCAAGCCTTGATCTacataaaagaattcacacaggagagaagccatattcatgttcagaatgtgacaaATGTTTCACACATAATAAAGGTCTTACTACACATCtccgaattcacacaggagagaagccatattcatgttcagaatgtgggaagtgctttAACCATAAATCAAGCCTTGATCaacataaaagaattcacacaggagagaagccatattcatgttctgaatgtggaaaatgtttcatagaaaaaaaagttCTTGCTAAACATctcagaattcacacaggagagaagccatattcatgttcagaatgtgggaaatgctttaaccGAAAATTAAGCCTTGATCTacataaaagaattcacacaggagagaagccatattcatgttcagagtgtggtaaatgttttacagatagatCATCTCTGCgtgcacatcagagaattcacacag gagagaagccatattcatgttcagagtgtggtaaatgttttatatATAGATCATATCTGCttgcacatcagagaattcacacaggagagaagccacattcatgttcagaatgtgggaaatgctttaactGGAAGTCAAGCCTTGATGTacataaaagaattcacacaggagagaagccacattcatgttcagaatgtgggaaatgctttaaccGGAAATCAAGCCTTGATCTACATAaaataattcacacaggagagaagccacattcatgttcagaatgtgggaaatgctttaaccGGAAATCACACCTTGATCTacataaaagaattcacacaggagagaagccatattcatgttctgaatgtgggaaatgctttgccAAGAAATTAAGTCTTGATCGACATAAGAGAATCCACACAGAAGAGAAGACATGTTGA